Proteins encoded by one window of Sorex araneus isolate mSorAra2 chromosome 3, mSorAra2.pri, whole genome shotgun sequence:
- the CELF3 gene encoding CUGBP Elav-like family member 3 isoform X3, with product MKEPDAIKLFVGQIPRHLDEKDLKPIFEQFGRIFELTVIKDKYTGLHKGCAFLTYCARDSALKAQSALHEQKTLPGMNRPIQVKPADSESRGEDRKLFVGMLGKQQTDEDVRKMFEPFGTIDECTVLRGPDGTSKGCAFVKFQTHAEAQAAIRTLHSSRTLPGASSSLVVKFADTEKERGLRRMQQVATQLGMFSPIALHFGAYSAYTQALMQQQAALVAAHSAYLSPMAAMAAVQMQHMAAINANGLIATPITPSSAQSPAAPMDPLQQAYAGVQHYTAAYPAYSLVAPAFPQPPALVAHQPPPPAQQQQQQQQREGPDGCNIFIYHLPQEFTDSEILQMFVPFGHVISAKVFVDRATNQSKCFGFVSFDNPASAQAAIQAMNGFQIGMKRLKVQLKRPKDANRPY from the exons ATGAAGGAGCCAGATGCCATCAAGCTGTTTGTGGGACAGATCCCGCGGCATCTGGACGAAAAGGACCTGAAGCCCATCTTCGAACAGTTCGGCCGGATCTTCGAGCTGACTGTCATTAAGGACAAGTACACAGGGCTGCACAAGG GATGTGCCTTCCTGACATACTGTGCCCGCGATTCAGCCCTGAAGGCCCAGAGTGCCCTGCACGAGCAGAAGACACTTCCAGGG ATGAACAGGCCAATCCAGGTCAAGCCAGCCGACAGCGAGAGCCGAGGAG aAGACCGGAAGCTCTTCGTGGGGATGCTCGGGAAGCAGCAGACAGATGAGGACGTGCGGAAGATGTTCGAGCCTTTCGGGACCATAGATGAGTGCACTGTGCTTCGGGGCCCCGATGGCACCAGTAAAG GTTGCGCCTTCGTCAAGTTCCAGACCCACGCAGAGGCCCAGGCGGCCATCCGCACCCTCCACAGCAGCCGCACCCTGCCG GGGGCCTCGTCCAGCCTGGTGGTCAAGTTTGCTGACACGGAGAAGGAGCGAGGTCTGAGGCGGATGCAGCAGGTGGCCACACAGCTGGGCATGTTTAGCCCCATCGCCCTCCACTTCGGAGCCTACAGCGCCTACACCCAGGCT CTGATGCAGCAGCAGGCGGCCCTGGTCGCAGCCCACAGTGCCTACCTCAGCCCCATGGCAGCCATGGCCGCCGTGCAGATGCAGCACATGGCTGCCATCAATGCCAATGGCCTCATTGccacccccatcaccccatccTCAG cccagagccccgccGCCCCCATGGACCCCCTGCAGCAGGCCTACGCGGGCGTGCAGCACTACACAG CGGCCTACCCGGCCTACAGTCTAGTGGCGCCTGCCTTCCCACAGCCGCCAGCCCTGGTGGCCCACCAgcctccaccccccgcccagcagcagcagcagcagcagcagcgggaag gccctgatGGCTGCAACATCTTCATCTACCACCTGCCCCAGGAGTTCACGGACTCCGAGATCCTACAGATGTTCGTTCCGTTCGGCCATGTCATCTCAGCCAAAGTCTTTGTGGATCGGGCCACCAATCAGAGCAAGTGTTTTG GCTTCGTGAGTTTCGACAATCCGGCCAGTGCCCAGGCTGCTATCCAGGCCATGAACGGTTTCCAGATTGGCATGAAACGCCTCAAAGTTCAGCTAAAACGACCGAAGGATGCCAACAGACCCTACTGA
- the CELF3 gene encoding CUGBP Elav-like family member 3 isoform X1, with translation MKEPDAIKLFVGQIPRHLDEKDLKPIFEQFGRIFELTVIKDKYTGLHKGCAFLTYCARDSALKAQSALHEQKTLPGMNRPIQVKPADSESRGEDRKLFVGMLGKQQTDEDVRKMFEPFGTIDECTVLRGPDGTSKGCAFVKFQTHAEAQAAIRTLHSSRTLPGASSSLVVKFADTEKERGLRRMQQVATQLGMFSPIALHFGAYSAYTQALMQQQAALVAAHSAYLSPMAAMAAVQMQHMAAINANGLIATPITPSSGTSTPPAIAATPVSAIPAALGVNGYSPVPAQPAGQPAPDALYPNGVHPYPAQSPAAPMDPLQQAYAGVQHYTAAYPAYSLVAPAFPQPPALVAHQPPPPAQQQQQQQQREGPDGCNIFIYHLPQEFTDSEILQMFVPFGHVISAKVFVDRATNQSKCFGFVSFDNPASAQAAIQAMNGFQIGMKRLKVQLKRPKDANRPY, from the exons ATGAAGGAGCCAGATGCCATCAAGCTGTTTGTGGGACAGATCCCGCGGCATCTGGACGAAAAGGACCTGAAGCCCATCTTCGAACAGTTCGGCCGGATCTTCGAGCTGACTGTCATTAAGGACAAGTACACAGGGCTGCACAAGG GATGTGCCTTCCTGACATACTGTGCCCGCGATTCAGCCCTGAAGGCCCAGAGTGCCCTGCACGAGCAGAAGACACTTCCAGGG ATGAACAGGCCAATCCAGGTCAAGCCAGCCGACAGCGAGAGCCGAGGAG aAGACCGGAAGCTCTTCGTGGGGATGCTCGGGAAGCAGCAGACAGATGAGGACGTGCGGAAGATGTTCGAGCCTTTCGGGACCATAGATGAGTGCACTGTGCTTCGGGGCCCCGATGGCACCAGTAAAG GTTGCGCCTTCGTCAAGTTCCAGACCCACGCAGAGGCCCAGGCGGCCATCCGCACCCTCCACAGCAGCCGCACCCTGCCG GGGGCCTCGTCCAGCCTGGTGGTCAAGTTTGCTGACACGGAGAAGGAGCGAGGTCTGAGGCGGATGCAGCAGGTGGCCACACAGCTGGGCATGTTTAGCCCCATCGCCCTCCACTTCGGAGCCTACAGCGCCTACACCCAGGCT CTGATGCAGCAGCAGGCGGCCCTGGTCGCAGCCCACAGTGCCTACCTCAGCCCCATGGCAGCCATGGCCGCCGTGCAGATGCAGCACATGGCTGCCATCAATGCCAATGGCCTCATTGccacccccatcaccccatccTCAG GAACCAGCACCCCTCCTGCCATCGCCGCCACGCCTGTCTCTGCCATTCCCGCTGCCCTGGGCGTCAACGGCTACAGCCCGGTGCCCGCCCAGCCCGCTGGGCAGCCCGCCCCTGACGCTCTGTACCCCAACGGGGTTCACCCCTACCCAG cccagagccccgccGCCCCCATGGACCCCCTGCAGCAGGCCTACGCGGGCGTGCAGCACTACACAG CGGCCTACCCGGCCTACAGTCTAGTGGCGCCTGCCTTCCCACAGCCGCCAGCCCTGGTGGCCCACCAgcctccaccccccgcccagcagcagcagcagcagcagcagcgggaag gccctgatGGCTGCAACATCTTCATCTACCACCTGCCCCAGGAGTTCACGGACTCCGAGATCCTACAGATGTTCGTTCCGTTCGGCCATGTCATCTCAGCCAAAGTCTTTGTGGATCGGGCCACCAATCAGAGCAAGTGTTTTG GCTTCGTGAGTTTCGACAATCCGGCCAGTGCCCAGGCTGCTATCCAGGCCATGAACGGTTTCCAGATTGGCATGAAACGCCTCAAAGTTCAGCTAAAACGACCGAAGGATGCCAACAGACCCTACTGA
- the CELF3 gene encoding CUGBP Elav-like family member 3 isoform X2, with protein MKEPDAIKLFVGQIPRHLDEKDLKPIFEQFGRIFELTVIKDKYTGLHKGCAFLTYCARDSALKAQSALHEQKTLPGMNRPIQVKPADSESRGDRKLFVGMLGKQQTDEDVRKMFEPFGTIDECTVLRGPDGTSKGCAFVKFQTHAEAQAAIRTLHSSRTLPGASSSLVVKFADTEKERGLRRMQQVATQLGMFSPIALHFGAYSAYTQALMQQQAALVAAHSAYLSPMAAMAAVQMQHMAAINANGLIATPITPSSGTSTPPAIAATPVSAIPAALGVNGYSPVPAQPAGQPAPDALYPNGVHPYPAQSPAAPMDPLQQAYAGVQHYTAAYPAYSLVAPAFPQPPALVAHQPPPPAQQQQQQQQREGPDGCNIFIYHLPQEFTDSEILQMFVPFGHVISAKVFVDRATNQSKCFGFVSFDNPASAQAAIQAMNGFQIGMKRLKVQLKRPKDANRPY; from the exons ATGAAGGAGCCAGATGCCATCAAGCTGTTTGTGGGACAGATCCCGCGGCATCTGGACGAAAAGGACCTGAAGCCCATCTTCGAACAGTTCGGCCGGATCTTCGAGCTGACTGTCATTAAGGACAAGTACACAGGGCTGCACAAGG GATGTGCCTTCCTGACATACTGTGCCCGCGATTCAGCCCTGAAGGCCCAGAGTGCCCTGCACGAGCAGAAGACACTTCCAGGG ATGAACAGGCCAATCCAGGTCAAGCCAGCCGACAGCGAGAGCCGAGGAG ACCGGAAGCTCTTCGTGGGGATGCTCGGGAAGCAGCAGACAGATGAGGACGTGCGGAAGATGTTCGAGCCTTTCGGGACCATAGATGAGTGCACTGTGCTTCGGGGCCCCGATGGCACCAGTAAAG GTTGCGCCTTCGTCAAGTTCCAGACCCACGCAGAGGCCCAGGCGGCCATCCGCACCCTCCACAGCAGCCGCACCCTGCCG GGGGCCTCGTCCAGCCTGGTGGTCAAGTTTGCTGACACGGAGAAGGAGCGAGGTCTGAGGCGGATGCAGCAGGTGGCCACACAGCTGGGCATGTTTAGCCCCATCGCCCTCCACTTCGGAGCCTACAGCGCCTACACCCAGGCT CTGATGCAGCAGCAGGCGGCCCTGGTCGCAGCCCACAGTGCCTACCTCAGCCCCATGGCAGCCATGGCCGCCGTGCAGATGCAGCACATGGCTGCCATCAATGCCAATGGCCTCATTGccacccccatcaccccatccTCAG GAACCAGCACCCCTCCTGCCATCGCCGCCACGCCTGTCTCTGCCATTCCCGCTGCCCTGGGCGTCAACGGCTACAGCCCGGTGCCCGCCCAGCCCGCTGGGCAGCCCGCCCCTGACGCTCTGTACCCCAACGGGGTTCACCCCTACCCAG cccagagccccgccGCCCCCATGGACCCCCTGCAGCAGGCCTACGCGGGCGTGCAGCACTACACAG CGGCCTACCCGGCCTACAGTCTAGTGGCGCCTGCCTTCCCACAGCCGCCAGCCCTGGTGGCCCACCAgcctccaccccccgcccagcagcagcagcagcagcagcagcgggaag gccctgatGGCTGCAACATCTTCATCTACCACCTGCCCCAGGAGTTCACGGACTCCGAGATCCTACAGATGTTCGTTCCGTTCGGCCATGTCATCTCAGCCAAAGTCTTTGTGGATCGGGCCACCAATCAGAGCAAGTGTTTTG GCTTCGTGAGTTTCGACAATCCGGCCAGTGCCCAGGCTGCTATCCAGGCCATGAACGGTTTCCAGATTGGCATGAAACGCCTCAAAGTTCAGCTAAAACGACCGAAGGATGCCAACAGACCCTACTGA
- the CELF3 gene encoding CUGBP Elav-like family member 3 isoform X4, which yields MNRPIQVKPADSESRGEDRKLFVGMLGKQQTDEDVRKMFEPFGTIDECTVLRGPDGTSKGCAFVKFQTHAEAQAAIRTLHSSRTLPGASSSLVVKFADTEKERGLRRMQQVATQLGMFSPIALHFGAYSAYTQALMQQQAALVAAHSAYLSPMAAMAAVQMQHMAAINANGLIATPITPSSGTSTPPAIAATPVSAIPAALGVNGYSPVPAQPAGQPAPDALYPNGVHPYPAQSPAAPMDPLQQAYAGVQHYTAAYPAYSLVAPAFPQPPALVAHQPPPPAQQQQQQQQREGPDGCNIFIYHLPQEFTDSEILQMFVPFGHVISAKVFVDRATNQSKCFGFVSFDNPASAQAAIQAMNGFQIGMKRLKVQLKRPKDANRPY from the exons ATGAACAGGCCAATCCAGGTCAAGCCAGCCGACAGCGAGAGCCGAGGAG aAGACCGGAAGCTCTTCGTGGGGATGCTCGGGAAGCAGCAGACAGATGAGGACGTGCGGAAGATGTTCGAGCCTTTCGGGACCATAGATGAGTGCACTGTGCTTCGGGGCCCCGATGGCACCAGTAAAG GTTGCGCCTTCGTCAAGTTCCAGACCCACGCAGAGGCCCAGGCGGCCATCCGCACCCTCCACAGCAGCCGCACCCTGCCG GGGGCCTCGTCCAGCCTGGTGGTCAAGTTTGCTGACACGGAGAAGGAGCGAGGTCTGAGGCGGATGCAGCAGGTGGCCACACAGCTGGGCATGTTTAGCCCCATCGCCCTCCACTTCGGAGCCTACAGCGCCTACACCCAGGCT CTGATGCAGCAGCAGGCGGCCCTGGTCGCAGCCCACAGTGCCTACCTCAGCCCCATGGCAGCCATGGCCGCCGTGCAGATGCAGCACATGGCTGCCATCAATGCCAATGGCCTCATTGccacccccatcaccccatccTCAG GAACCAGCACCCCTCCTGCCATCGCCGCCACGCCTGTCTCTGCCATTCCCGCTGCCCTGGGCGTCAACGGCTACAGCCCGGTGCCCGCCCAGCCCGCTGGGCAGCCCGCCCCTGACGCTCTGTACCCCAACGGGGTTCACCCCTACCCAG cccagagccccgccGCCCCCATGGACCCCCTGCAGCAGGCCTACGCGGGCGTGCAGCACTACACAG CGGCCTACCCGGCCTACAGTCTAGTGGCGCCTGCCTTCCCACAGCCGCCAGCCCTGGTGGCCCACCAgcctccaccccccgcccagcagcagcagcagcagcagcagcgggaag gccctgatGGCTGCAACATCTTCATCTACCACCTGCCCCAGGAGTTCACGGACTCCGAGATCCTACAGATGTTCGTTCCGTTCGGCCATGTCATCTCAGCCAAAGTCTTTGTGGATCGGGCCACCAATCAGAGCAAGTGTTTTG GCTTCGTGAGTTTCGACAATCCGGCCAGTGCCCAGGCTGCTATCCAGGCCATGAACGGTTTCCAGATTGGCATGAAACGCCTCAAAGTTCAGCTAAAACGACCGAAGGATGCCAACAGACCCTACTGA